Below is a genomic region from Caballeronia sp. SBC1.
GCGTGGGTTGAGCGTTATCTGCTCGAGGAGCGCACGGCGCTGGTGGTGCATACGGAGCAATGGTCGCTGTTCCTGACGGACTACGGGACGGCGTTCACGCTGGGACAACTGAGCGCGATCGTGACGCGGTACATGCGCCGTGCGGGAATCGATAAAGGCTCGTGCCACGCGCTGCGCCATGCGTGCGCGACGCACATGCTGGATAACGGCGCGGACGTGCGGTTCATCCAGATGCTGCTGGGGCATGCGGATCTGACGAGCACGCAGATTTACACGCACGTGTCGATTGGCAAGCTTCGGGAGATTCATGCGGCGACGCACCCGGCCGGGCTGGATGCTGCTTCTCTCCCCATGGGGCTACCTCCGGGTCGTAGCTGCCATTGAGGCGGAGGCGGACGATGACGACGGCGACGAAGTGAGCGACGAAGAGTCAAAGACGCGAACAGATCCACGCAAAGTTCGTAACGGGTAACGGGACGCGTGCGCCCAAAACAGCGCTCAGGTGCGCACTTCGTGTTCGATAGCGCGTTCGATGAGTTGGTTGAGGCTAATGCCCTCAGCCGCAGCCGTTTCGACAGCACGTGCATGAAGCTCGGGATCGATGCGGGCATTGAAGCGGCCGGAGAAATGGCGCACCGGATCGATACCGTTCTCGCGGCAGACGTCGAGGAATACGGCCAAGGACTTGGCTCCCTCGGTCTTGAGCGTGGGGATGTCGCTCGCGTAGAAGTCTGCGCCGCCGTTGAGGCCAAGGAATTCGCCGCGCAGCATGTCAGTGTCCGGGTCGTAGGTGACGACGGCACGATAGTTGTCGATGCTCAGGATGTTCATGGTTTTACTCCGTTCGATTCGAGCCACTTGCGCACGCTGGCGATGGCACCTTTATCGGTAGTTGGCCGGGGATGCGGGCGGTGATAGACCTGCACTTGGCCAAACAGTACGACCGCGATCCGCGAGCCTTCGCGTTCGGTGATGGTGGCGCCCAGTTCGAGAAAAAGCGCCTCGATATCGGCCCAGCGCACGTTGGCCGAGACGGGGCGTGCAAAGATGAGTTCAAGGGTCTTGGTGTGGGCTCGTTTCATGGCTATATGGTACTACAAAATGGTACCGTGTTGAGTGCGTGATACGAAGCTCGCAAGAAGTGATCGACGATGAAAGGCGATGTCAGAAGAACGAAGAGTCAACGACATATCCAGAGAGACGAATAAAGGCGCACAGGCATCGTGTGCGGGCCTTGCGGCCCGAAGGCTAAGAATGTCCAGCGGCCTTGCGGCCGGGGAACGAGGCCGGGGGTAAATTGGCCTTGCGGCCAATTGAACATAACGCTTGGAAATTAGCGCTGGGCGCCGGGTAGGTGCGCGTTGCGCCCTGTCCCGTCGCCCATCGCTAATTTGCGTTATGTCTGGCGCCCCCGGCCGAGTCACGCGCGTGCGCGCTTGAAGAGATCAGGGCCGCGTGGCGGCCGACGTGGAGTACGCAAGACCAAGCCATGCAAGGCGCTTCGCGCAGGACATAACAGGGGCCGCGTCGCGGCCAACCAATGGAATGAGCCCGGCCCGCCCGGGCCGTCTGCTGCGCTCGGGCTTCGGCCGCTGTGCGGCCTCTCGCTCCGTGCTCGCAGCCCTCCACCCGTCCGCCCCCAAGGGGCTCCCCATCCAGCCGTTACTGCGTAACGGAAAACCCACCGATACGAACAGGCAAAAGCCACGGCGTTTTACATGCGGTGCAAGCCTAAAACCCGTCTTGCACCGCATGGCCCAGCGTCGAGAACCGGGTGACCGTCAAGGCCAAGCCCTGCGGGCGCTGCGCGGCCTTGACGGGGTCGGCGTTGGTGGAGTCGTTGAGTGATCGGGGGAGTTGTTCACGCGTCGGTGCGCGACGGCCGAACCCCGAAAACGAACTTGTTTCGAGATGCGAAACAATGGAAACTCGCGTCTGGAAAAATTCTCTCCGTAATGCAGGCGATATCGCGGGAAAGCTTGCCAGATAAGGGAAAGCGTCCTGCGCGAGGGGAATGTGCGTCAAAGCAAACAGATTTGGGGCTGTACTATTACAAGGCCCGGATGTACTCGCCTGCGTTGGGGCGGTTTCTGCAGACGGATCCGATCGGGACGAAAGACGATCTGAATCTGTATGCGTATGTGAAGAACAATCCGGTGAACTTTACGGATCCTTTAGGATTAGCTGGGCAATGCTCGCAGTCCGATTTGTTTGGGCAGGGAGCGGGCCGAGATGCAATAACGCCTGTATATCCAGAGGCTGCGTTAGTCCCGGCATTGAGAATAGCGCAGGCTATTTACAACGCAATCGGCGTGGCAGGAGGTCCGGAGGCAGCGGGTGCTTCGACTGGCCGGGTAGACGTTACCATCGGGCGTAGCACTCCAAATGCGTCAGTCGACCTCACCCGTGCTCAGTTTGAAAGTAATCTGTTAAGCAATGGGTTCTCTGCGAGCTCGAAGGGCGGTGCAAAGGATGTTACGTTATATACAAAGGGGGACGTGCAGTACACGGTGCGGAATGAAGCCACGTCCACAGGAGGACCTTCTGCCGACTTTTTGGTAGGCGGGAACTTAGTTAGCAAAATTCGCTTGAAGTGACTACCTATGACTTATATAGATGACGCCGCCGTGTACGAACGAATATCGACTCAAGCGAGTTCGCTAAAGCATTGGCAGGTCGATAGAAAAAAATCACAAGCATCGCTTCATTATTTCGAATGGAGTGAGTTTCTGGTGAAGGGATTCTGGCCGTATATTGTTGAACTCAGTCGGCTTAGTGAAGACGAGATCGTCTATTTTTATGATATAGAGCAAGGAGAAAGTACCGAATTTGAAAAAAAATTCGGTGTATTTCCCTTGATTCAATTGGATATCAGCATGACGGCGAGGGAGTATATTA
It encodes:
- a CDS encoding type II toxin-antitoxin system HicB family antitoxin, which translates into the protein MNILSIDNYRAVVTYDPDTDMLRGEFLGLNGGADFYASDIPTLKTEGAKSLAVFLDVCRENGIDPVRHFSGRFNARIDPELHARAVETAAAEGISLNQLIERAIEHEVRT
- a CDS encoding type II toxin-antitoxin system HicA family toxin — encoded protein: MKRAHTKTLELIFARPVSANVRWADIEALFLELGATITEREGSRIAVVLFGQVQVYHRPHPRPTTDKGAIASVRKWLESNGVKP